A window of Sphingobacterium kitahiroshimense genomic DNA:
GGGATATAAACAATGCAGCGCCTGCTTCTTCGACAACTGCTATGCAGATCCGTTGTGTTAAGTAATGTAAGTAAATAAAAGTTTTAATATATCTATTTTAAGAGCGCTTTCTATTGAAAGCGCTCTTTTTTTACTCTTCTAATTTTCATAGATTTATAACATCCATCACATTGAATTCTAGCCTTAATGACGTTTCGTTATGATATTGGTCTCTTAAGGGCAATTGTTGTTTGTTTTACTCTATCATTATAATTTTCCATTTTTTGAGGGCGGATATATAGGGGTTGACATATTTTTTGTGATATTAAGTTTTTTGATTACTAAAATTATTTTAACAGAGATTAAAGGGAATCGATTTTCTTATTTCTCATTTATTGAAAGAAGAATGAAACGCATTGTTCTAGCTCTTTTAGGTGTTACGGCACTAATGCTAATTATATAACCTCTTCTCTATTTTGATGTAGATCTGAAACTTAATGCTAAGTATATTGCATTAAGCCTATCTTTTATATCTAATATATTACGGTAGCTTATCTAGTGATTATTTTTCGCCAGATGCTCAGGACAATCTTTTTTTACATAGCTGGTCCCTAGCTGTTGAATAGCAATTTTATTTAGTATATCCTCTTGCTTTATGGACAATTAAGGATCGGTACTTACATCATTTAAAACAATTTCGCTTTATTTTAATTGTTTTAACGGTAATATCTCTTTCTCTTGGTATGGGAAGTCGTAGCAGTTGGGCTTTTTATTTGATGCCGACGCGGATTTGGGAATTTTTAATTGGGGGTTTGGCTTTTTTGTACAGTCAAGAATTAAAAGTTAGGTTGAAACCATTCTTAACAGCACTAACCATTATGAGCTTAGTACTAATGTTTGTTTCCGCTCTATTTATTCGCGCAAATCATACATGGTCTCCAATATTAGTTGTAATTCCTGTTTTGGCAACTGCTGTTTTATTGACTATAGATCATCAATTGGTATGGTTTCAAAATAGCGGAATTCAATTTTTAGGAAAAATTTCTTACTCTTTGTACCTGTGGCATTGGCCATTTTATGTGCTCTATCGAAAATTTGAGTTTTTGATGCAATGGCGTTATAGTATTCTTATTCCTTTTTTTCTTTCTTTTATTTTTGCTATCCTATCTTTTTATCTGTTTGAGCGAAAGAAAAATATATTTGGCGCTAAGATTTTAACAATTTCTGGATGTGTAGTTGCTTTACTTGCAACAATGCTCTTTGTATTTCCTAATCATACATTATGGGATAAAATTCGCCTCGTTGATAATCAATATGTCCATTATTTTCAACAGGATGAGCATCAGCATTTGAACCCATGTAATTGCTATATCACAAGAAGCCCGAATTATAACACCTATGATAAAGAAGAATGTTTGAAAATCGATGTGGGAAAAGAAAATATCTTATTGATCGGGGACAGCCATGCGGCGCAGCTTTCTACGGCTTTTAGAAATGCCTTGAAAGAAGATCAGCATCTGCTTGAGATGAGTTTAAGCCTAACTTTTCCTTTTCCAGATCCAAAAGGTTATGATAAGTCAGTTCAGTTATGGAACTATTTTTATACCGAGTTCCTGCCTAAAAATGAGAATAAAATCAATAAGGTGTTTATTTCTGTTCATTGGTTAATGAATACATATGAGGAAATGAACTATACACCTAAAGAAATAAAGCAAGGTTTAAGTCAGATGACTGCGCTCTTTGATAGTTATGGGCTACAGTATTATTTCATCGGACAAACCGAACTTTATCAGGTTCCTTACCGACAGGTTGCATTAAAGAAAATGTTTAACCCTGTTCTAGATGAGCAGCAATTTATTCTAGACGAAGGGCAACAAGTTAATGAATTTCTGAAACGAATTATCCCGGAGCAACATTATATTGATATTTATAAACATGGAGAAATAGAGCACAATTCTCAGGAAATGGGGATGTCTTACATGTTTGATAAACATCATCTTAGTGCATTTGGGGCTAGTCAGGTTGTAGATTATCTGCTACGTAAGGAATATCTGTGATCGCATATACGCTGTTAATGAAAGGAGCTTTATACATGTTAGTATAAAGCTCCTTTTTTATCTGCTATTCCGATTATTTATCCAGCGATAATATGTTGCCCTTTGCCTGCATTGAAATGATCAAGTAGGGTCGGGTTTAAAATTGTACAGGTTTTTAGCATTTCCCGGACAGGATATTTTTCAACAATATCTTTTAATGAGCGGAGATGCTTATCATGGTGCAGGTCTGTTCCGACAAAATCGTACATTCCCGATTTAACAAGTGTCATGGCAATGGCTTTTACATCAACACCATAATATCTGCTCAGAGATAAAAGGTTTAATTGTAAATAACATCCAGCATCTTTTATCTGTTTGTAAATGTTGAAATTGCTATGGTAATAGTTATACCGTTCGGGATGTGCTAAAATAGGTTTGTATCCTAATTTTTGAATATTCAATATCGTTTGAAATAAAGCCTTCGATTCGGAAAGGTATGACATTTCAATCAAAACATATCCGCCAGGCATTAAGCACAAATCATTGCTCTCAACCAGTGCATGAAGACCGTCGTCGATCATGTGTTCTGCGGCAGCAAAAATCTCCACATCGCTTCCTGAATTTTTTAATCCTTCGCTTAGTGCATGGTGGGCTTGTCCAATGCTAAATTTAGTATTAGGATGTACACCCTCCATGATATGTGGAGTACAAATAAATTTTTTGAAACCAAGGCTGCTTAATTCCTTAATATAGCCTAATGATTGCTGTACTGATGTGCTACCGTCATCAATGCCCGGTAGTAAATGATTATGCATGTCAACTTCAAGAAAATCCAATTGTGATATGGATCGAACCGAAGCGGCATTTTTATTTTTTGTGAATAGATTGCTAAAAAAAGACATCTGTGATTTTAGTAATAATTGTTTTTCGATAGTATAGATTAAAGTACGTTGCGATCTGACAAATATTCGCATATTAAGCAAAATTGAAATATGAGCTTAAAGCCTGTTTTCACAACGTTATTTTCCCCAATTTATTGTAAATAAATGTTCTCAATTAGTGTGCCAACATTACTTGTGAGGAAATGTGTTTGAAAGGATGATAATATAACTGTTTAAACAGTTAAAGCCTTGATAAAGAAATTTTTTAGAATTTTATTTAGTAAAGTTTTTAAATCAAAAACCTTTTTGTAAGATTTTTGTTATTAACCCTGCCACTTCGCTAGAAAGCATATTAAAAGTGAACCGGTTTTATTAATAATTAATAAATATATGAAAATTTATATGCTGGGATTGCCAATTTTTAAGTAAATTGGTGTTGTGAATTATAATATTGAATAGGAGCCATTTAAGGGTCATCTAAATACCCTTTACTAACCATATCCTATTAATAAGAGTGAACTGTTAGCAATAAGATTATGATAAGTTTTTTTGGAGATTTAAAAAGACATTTATATCGAGACCATCCGCGTTGGATTATTTTGATAATCGATATGTTTATTGTATTTGTCAGTTATGTACTGTCTATTTATGTACTTTATGATATTAAGGGCTTTACTGATATTTGCATGGCGATGAAAAAGTTAATCGTTACTCTTCCCGTA
This region includes:
- a CDS encoding tyrosine-protein phosphatase gives rise to the protein MRIFVRSQRTLIYTIEKQLLLKSQMSFFSNLFTKNKNAASVRSISQLDFLEVDMHNHLLPGIDDGSTSVQQSLGYIKELSSLGFKKFICTPHIMEGVHPNTKFSIGQAHHALSEGLKNSGSDVEIFAAAEHMIDDGLHALVESNDLCLMPGGYVLIEMSYLSESKALFQTILNIQKLGYKPILAHPERYNYYHSNFNIYKQIKDAGCYLQLNLLSLSRYYGVDVKAIAMTLVKSGMYDFVGTDLHHDKHLRSLKDIVEKYPVREMLKTCTILNPTLLDHFNAGKGQHIIAG